The Methanobacterium lacus genome includes a region encoding these proteins:
- the purL gene encoding phosphoribosylformylglycinamidine synthase subunit PurL encodes MSRRDSMTLTDDELEYIREDIGREPNSLEYGMLDIMFSEHCSYKSSRPTLRLFPTEGENVIMGPGDDAGIVDLTDELALVIGMESHNHPSAIEPYGGAGTGIGGIIRDIISMGARPVALLDSLRFGYLEDQRSRYLFEYVVKGISDYGNRVGIPTVGGEVEFDDNFKANPLVNVVCVGLVRKDSIMKGIAPNVGDVFVLMGGRTGRDGIHGVTFASEELTTTSELESRPAVQVGDPFTKKKVMEATFEALEKVDIQGLKDLGGGGLTCCLSELAAKCGNGAKVELTKIPLREEGMTPYEIMLSESQERMVFVVHPEDVDDLLNIFKKHELPAAVVGEVIENDQFITTLEGEVVADVPAELLADPPLINREMKPPAEDTEYLEFQRIDPKEALLKLLSSENIASKEWVYRQYDHEVQIGTVVKPGDDAAVIRVDNETAFTITSDCNSIHTKLDAYQGGAGSVAEAIRNVISMGSDPICIADCLNFGNPEKPEVLWQFNQCVKGMSDVARQFNTPVISGNVSFYNETEGITVNPSPVVGVAGKMNIKDIRTSDFKNEGDAIIIVGKTRNELDGSEYCRSLYGLVQGKPPEVHIEEEYTSGRSVLELIGQDADNEITAVHDCSSGGIGIAISEMAISGELGAIIDLSAIPSEGDLDTTAALFSESHGRYILTVKGDAVEDILNKINAPCAVIGKVAGKTLEISDSFEVEVMELEGAYKGIIEKFMA; translated from the coding sequence ATTTCCCGACGTGATAGTATGACTTTAACAGATGATGAACTGGAATATATTAGAGAAGATATTGGAAGAGAACCAAATTCACTTGAGTATGGTATGCTTGACATCATGTTCTCCGAGCACTGCTCATACAAAAGCAGCCGCCCAACACTAAGGCTCTTCCCTACAGAGGGAGAAAATGTTATAATGGGTCCAGGAGACGATGCAGGCATAGTAGATCTTACTGATGAACTTGCACTGGTAATAGGAATGGAAAGTCACAACCATCCATCGGCCATAGAACCTTATGGAGGTGCGGGTACAGGTATTGGAGGAATTATTAGGGATATTATTTCCATGGGAGCTCGACCAGTAGCACTTCTGGATTCACTGCGGTTTGGTTACCTTGAAGACCAAAGATCACGTTACTTATTTGAATACGTTGTTAAGGGAATATCAGACTATGGTAACAGGGTTGGAATACCCACGGTTGGAGGTGAAGTTGAATTTGATGATAACTTCAAGGCCAATCCGCTCGTAAATGTAGTATGCGTGGGATTAGTAAGAAAAGATTCAATAATGAAGGGCATAGCCCCAAATGTTGGAGATGTTTTTGTACTCATGGGCGGAAGAACAGGTCGTGATGGAATACACGGCGTAACATTCGCATCTGAAGAACTGACAACCACTTCTGAGTTAGAAAGCCGCCCAGCTGTCCAGGTGGGTGATCCATTCACCAAGAAAAAGGTCATGGAAGCCACATTCGAAGCACTGGAAAAAGTAGATATCCAGGGACTCAAGGATCTTGGAGGGGGCGGATTAACCTGCTGTCTTTCCGAACTTGCAGCCAAGTGTGGAAATGGTGCAAAGGTTGAACTAACAAAAATTCCATTAAGAGAAGAAGGTATGACTCCCTACGAAATAATGTTATCCGAATCTCAAGAAAGAATGGTCTTTGTTGTTCACCCCGAAGATGTGGATGATTTACTGAACATCTTCAAAAAACATGAGCTACCAGCCGCAGTTGTGGGAGAAGTAATCGAAAATGACCAGTTCATAACAACCCTGGAAGGTGAAGTTGTTGCAGATGTTCCAGCAGAACTACTGGCAGATCCACCACTAATAAACAGGGAAATGAAACCACCAGCTGAAGACACAGAATACCTAGAATTCCAACGTATAGATCCTAAAGAAGCTCTTTTAAAGCTTCTATCGTCTGAAAATATTGCAAGTAAAGAATGGGTTTACAGGCAATACGATCACGAAGTGCAGATAGGTACAGTTGTCAAGCCCGGGGACGATGCTGCAGTGATAAGAGTGGATAATGAAACAGCTTTCACCATAACATCAGATTGTAACAGTATTCACACCAAACTGGATGCTTATCAGGGAGGTGCAGGATCAGTTGCCGAGGCAATTCGAAATGTTATTTCCATGGGATCCGATCCCATCTGCATAGCAGACTGTCTAAACTTTGGAAATCCAGAAAAACCAGAGGTACTTTGGCAGTTCAATCAATGTGTTAAAGGAATGTCAGATGTTGCAAGACAATTTAATACCCCAGTAATCAGTGGAAACGTAAGTTTTTACAATGAAACTGAAGGTATAACTGTTAATCCATCCCCTGTTGTTGGCGTAGCTGGAAAAATGAATATTAAAGACATTAGAACTTCTGATTTCAAAAATGAAGGAGATGCCATCATTATCGTGGGGAAAACCAGGAATGAACTCGATGGTTCAGAGTACTGCAGATCTTTGTACGGTTTAGTACAGGGAAAACCTCCAGAAGTACACATCGAAGAGGAATATACATCAGGCAGGTCTGTACTTGAACTCATTGGGCAAGATGCTGATAATGAAATTACAGCAGTTCATGACTGCAGTTCAGGAGGTATTGGAATTGCTATCTCAGAAATGGCAATATCTGGAGAATTAGGTGCAATTATAGATCTGAGTGCCATTCCATCTGAAGGTGATCTTGACACAACCGCTGCTCTGTTCTCAGAATCACATGGCCGGTACATTTTAACTGTTAAGGGCGATGCGGTTGAGGATATTCTAAATAAAATTAATGCACCATGTGCAGTTATTGGAAAGGTTGCTGGTAAGACCCTTGAAATTAGTGATTCCTTTGAAGTGGAGGTTATGGAATTGGAAGGAGCTTACAAAGGAATCATAGAGAAATTCATGGCATGA
- the ileS gene encoding isoleucine--tRNA ligase: MPIEEAKRSYEPKIIEENVQTFWDQRKIYERTKKMRENKPKYSFLDGPPYCSGKIHLGTAWNKIIKDTYLRYKSMEGFNIRRQAGWDTHGLPIEHKVEGLLGLKSKKEIEETIGIENFVNKCKEFAIENKGLMTKQFEMLGVWMDWDNPYVTFDTKYMESSWWTLKKAYEKDLLIKDKRVITWCPRCETALAMAEIDYEDKEDPSIYVKFPLMTQESSDYTIYILVWTTTPWTLPANMAVSVHPDFDYAYVKVGSDVYIMAEALVESVFNNSENDCDCGCDDDTTYEILKVVKGSELEGLTYKHPLVDEVPVQKGFKHTIVPGDHVMLTEGTGCVHTAPGHGPDDFEIGKKYGMPIFCPVDEAGLFMEDAGKYQGEFVKDADQEIIADLESHNLLLKATTIKHRYGFCWRCKTPIIYLATKQWFLKITDIKDKMLSELDKVEWVPSWAGENRFRNWVENARDWTISRQRYWGIPIPIWECEDCGEITVVGSISELKERLIEGKLDGDFIHRPHVDEIRIGCECGGKMKRVPDVLDVWIDSGVAGWAALHYPEETELFDEWYPYDFITEGHDQTRGWFYSQLGCGVITNDSTPYKKVLMHGFTLDEEGKKMSKSLGNVVEPEEVIELYGADVLRFYLLWGNKPWEDLKFVWDELKNVNKMFNILWNVYVFSTTYMSIDNFDPTAYTPEDVKLRDEDLWITSRANSLAKEVTESLDSLHFHKATRAINHFILEDLSRWYIRLIRGRTWIEKDDPDKLGAYYSLYYALRLLIVTMSPIVPHITEDIYQNLVRSVEMDALESIHMEDWSYNEELIDVELESNMEVVREIIEACARARDAARYKLRWPVKEIVIVSEDKKVLSAAQSLKGVIMEQANTKDVVSSNKFENLSINASPNMKTLGPKLRQDVPKVAAKLASASGSEILEILGSDGVYKVELDDRTVELSEEDIVFETELPDNIASSDFEGGNVFVNTELTPEILSEAMSRELIRRVQDMRKDLDLDVEANIDVYVECDPEFKELITSFMEFISNEVRAEKFIFEQAEGDYKKEWKIEEYELQIAIKTL; the protein is encoded by the coding sequence ATGCCTATTGAAGAGGCTAAACGCTCATACGAACCAAAAATTATCGAAGAAAATGTGCAGACGTTCTGGGATCAAAGAAAGATCTATGAAAGAACCAAGAAAATGAGGGAGAATAAACCTAAATACTCTTTTCTTGACGGACCACCGTACTGTAGTGGAAAAATACACCTTGGAACTGCTTGGAATAAAATTATCAAAGACACCTACCTCCGTTATAAAAGCATGGAAGGATTCAATATAAGAAGACAAGCAGGTTGGGATACTCATGGCCTTCCAATTGAACACAAAGTCGAAGGACTTCTTGGATTAAAGAGCAAGAAAGAAATCGAAGAAACCATTGGAATTGAAAATTTTGTTAATAAATGTAAGGAATTTGCAATTGAAAACAAAGGTCTCATGACCAAACAGTTTGAAATGTTAGGTGTTTGGATGGATTGGGACAATCCTTACGTGACATTCGACACCAAATACATGGAATCCAGCTGGTGGACACTCAAAAAGGCATATGAAAAGGACCTGCTTATCAAAGACAAAAGGGTCATAACATGGTGCCCTAGATGTGAAACAGCATTAGCAATGGCTGAAATTGATTATGAAGATAAAGAAGACCCATCAATCTACGTTAAGTTTCCATTAATGACACAGGAAAGTTCAGATTACACCATATACATACTTGTCTGGACAACCACCCCCTGGACTCTTCCAGCTAACATGGCAGTCAGTGTACATCCTGACTTTGATTATGCCTACGTTAAGGTAGGTTCTGATGTTTATATAATGGCCGAAGCCTTGGTTGAATCTGTTTTCAACAACTCGGAAAATGATTGTGACTGTGGCTGTGATGATGATACAACGTATGAAATACTAAAGGTGGTTAAGGGCTCAGAACTCGAGGGTTTAACGTACAAACATCCTTTAGTTGATGAAGTACCAGTACAGAAAGGATTTAAGCATACCATTGTTCCTGGTGATCATGTTATGTTAACAGAAGGAACTGGCTGTGTTCACACGGCGCCAGGTCACGGGCCTGACGATTTTGAAATCGGTAAAAAATATGGAATGCCAATTTTCTGTCCAGTTGATGAAGCAGGGCTCTTCATGGAAGATGCGGGTAAGTATCAGGGTGAATTTGTTAAAGATGCTGATCAAGAGATCATTGCAGATTTAGAGAGCCATAACCTTCTACTTAAAGCAACCACCATCAAACACCGGTATGGATTCTGCTGGAGATGTAAAACACCCATCATTTACCTTGCAACCAAACAATGGTTCCTGAAAATTACTGATATAAAGGATAAAATGTTATCAGAACTGGATAAGGTGGAATGGGTTCCTTCATGGGCTGGAGAAAATCGTTTCAGAAACTGGGTAGAAAATGCCAGGGATTGGACAATATCCAGACAGCGTTACTGGGGAATACCAATACCAATCTGGGAATGTGAAGATTGTGGAGAGATCACAGTAGTGGGTTCGATTTCAGAATTGAAGGAAAGGTTGATTGAAGGAAAACTCGATGGCGATTTCATTCACAGACCACATGTCGATGAGATAAGGATAGGCTGCGAATGTGGCGGTAAAATGAAACGAGTCCCTGATGTACTGGATGTGTGGATAGACTCCGGAGTAGCAGGTTGGGCTGCTTTACATTATCCTGAAGAAACAGAACTCTTCGATGAATGGTATCCATACGATTTCATAACAGAGGGCCATGATCAGACAAGAGGATGGTTCTACTCACAGTTGGGTTGTGGAGTGATTACCAACGACAGCACACCGTATAAAAAAGTGCTTATGCATGGATTTACCCTCGATGAAGAAGGTAAGAAAATGAGTAAGTCCCTTGGAAACGTTGTTGAACCTGAGGAAGTAATTGAACTTTACGGTGCTGATGTACTGAGGTTCTACCTTCTCTGGGGAAACAAACCATGGGAAGACCTTAAATTTGTTTGGGACGAACTAAAAAATGTTAATAAAATGTTCAACATCCTTTGGAATGTTTATGTCTTCTCAACCACTTACATGTCCATAGACAACTTCGATCCAACTGCATACACTCCTGAGGATGTTAAATTGAGGGATGAAGATCTTTGGATAACATCACGAGCCAATTCACTTGCAAAGGAAGTTACAGAATCCCTAGATTCACTACATTTCCACAAGGCCACCAGGGCAATAAACCATTTCATTCTAGAAGATCTTAGTAGATGGTACATCAGGTTAATTAGAGGAAGAACATGGATAGAAAAGGATGATCCAGACAAACTTGGAGCATACTATTCCCTTTACTATGCATTGAGACTTTTAATAGTAACAATGTCACCAATTGTACCTCATATCACAGAGGACATCTACCAAAATCTGGTTAGAAGTGTAGAAATGGATGCTCTAGAAAGTATTCATATGGAAGATTGGAGTTACAACGAAGAACTGATAGACGTTGAACTTGAATCTAACATGGAAGTAGTTCGAGAAATAATAGAAGCCTGTGCAAGGGCTCGTGACGCTGCACGTTACAAATTAAGATGGCCAGTCAAAGAAATAGTGATAGTATCCGAAGATAAAAAGGTTTTATCCGCTGCTCAATCCCTTAAAGGAGTAATAATGGAACAGGCCAATACAAAAGATGTTGTTTCCTCAAATAAGTTCGAAAATTTATCCATTAATGCCAGTCCCAACATGAAAACATTGGGCCCCAAACTCAGGCAGGATGTTCCGAAGGTGGCAGCCAAATTAGCCAGTGCAAGTGGATCAGAAATCCTTGAGATACTGGGATCCGATGGTGTTTACAAGGTAGAACTAGATGATAGAACTGTAGAACTATCTGAAGAAGACATTGTGTTCGAAACAGAACTCCCGGATAACATTGCAAGTTCTGATTTTGAAGGAGGTAACGTGTTTGTGAATACTGAATTAACACCAGAAATACTCTCTGAAGCAATGTCAAGGGAACTTATACGAAGAGTTCAGGACATGAGAAAAGATTTGGATCTCGATGTAGAAGCCAACATAGATGTTTATGTTGAATGTGACCCTGAATTCAAAGAACTTATAACAAGTTTCATGGAATTTATTTCCAACGAAGTAAGGGCAGAAAAATTCATATTTGAACAGGCAGAAGGAGATTACAAGAAAGAATGGAAAATTGAAGAGTATGAACTTCAAATAGCCATTAAAACCTTGTGA
- a CDS encoding methionine adenosyltransferase, which yields MRNIIIKELIQKPIEEQEVEIVERKGIGHPDSISDGIAESVSRALCHAYLENFDGILHHNTDEVQITAGESDPHFGGGEIIKPIDILLTGRGVAEFEGKKIGIDRIAIMAAKNYLKENIINLDVESSAVVECKIGHGSGDLVDVFGRDGMPSSNDTSFGVGFAPFSETEKIVMEVEELLNSKDFKKKYPQVGEDIKVMGLRENNKITLTTAVAMVSKYVDGRDTYINVKEELNDIITDLAQNKTEREVETFINTGDDDNSKTEKGYYLTVTGTSAEMGDDGSVGRGNRANGLITPNRPMSMEATSGKNPINHVGKIYNLLSNKMADQITSEIDGIQQIHIMILSQIGKPIDHPKAASAQIIVEDGYSISSVHKDVQGVMDNWLEDIGKITEMMVKGKIRTF from the coding sequence ATGAGGAATATTATTATAAAAGAGCTTATTCAAAAGCCAATTGAAGAACAGGAAGTAGAAATTGTTGAAAGAAAGGGTATAGGTCATCCTGACAGTATAAGTGATGGAATTGCTGAATCTGTGAGCAGGGCACTCTGCCATGCTTACCTTGAAAATTTTGATGGAATATTACACCACAACACTGATGAAGTTCAAATTACAGCAGGAGAATCTGATCCACATTTCGGTGGCGGAGAAATAATAAAACCTATTGATATCCTTTTAACAGGTCGAGGAGTCGCAGAATTTGAGGGAAAAAAGATCGGTATTGATAGGATAGCAATCATGGCTGCCAAGAACTATCTGAAAGAAAACATAATAAATTTAGATGTTGAAAGTTCAGCAGTTGTGGAATGTAAGATTGGACATGGATCAGGAGACCTTGTCGATGTTTTCGGCAGAGATGGAATGCCTTCATCAAACGACACTTCATTCGGTGTGGGTTTTGCACCTTTCTCTGAAACAGAGAAAATTGTGATGGAAGTGGAAGAACTTCTAAATTCCAAGGACTTTAAAAAGAAGTATCCACAAGTCGGTGAAGATATCAAGGTCATGGGTCTGCGTGAAAACAACAAAATAACTCTCACAACCGCAGTTGCAATGGTTTCCAAATATGTCGACGGAAGAGACACCTACATAAACGTTAAAGAAGAGTTAAACGATATAATTACTGATCTTGCACAAAATAAAACTGAAAGAGAAGTTGAAACGTTTATTAACACAGGTGACGATGATAACAGCAAAACTGAAAAAGGTTACTACTTGACTGTTACAGGAACCTCTGCAGAGATGGGTGACGATGGATCAGTAGGCAGAGGAAACCGTGCAAACGGACTCATAACACCTAACAGGCCAATGTCCATGGAAGCTACATCCGGGAAGAATCCTATTAACCATGTTGGTAAAATTTACAATTTATTATCAAACAAGATGGCCGATCAGATCACCAGTGAAATTGATGGTATCCAACAGATACACATCATGATTTTAAGCCAAATAGGAAAGCCAATTGACCATCCAAAGGCTGCAAGTGCACAGATCATTGTGGAAGATGGATACTCAATTTCATCAGTACACAAAGATGTTCAAGGAGTAATGGATAACTGGCTTGAAGATATTGGTAAAATCACTGAAATGATGGTTAAAGGGAAAATAAGAACTTTCTAA
- a CDS encoding DUF192 domain-containing protein, which translates to MKEILIVNLTKGTKIGKVEVADSFFSRFMGLMLRKKVGKGMLLKLPQSRSRHGSAIHMFFMRFPLDIVFADSDRKVVDMVTVDPWKTYTPRAPAKYVIELEKGSIKKFDLELGDDLDFTLECV; encoded by the coding sequence TTGAAAGAAATTTTAATAGTAAACCTAACTAAGGGAACTAAAATTGGGAAAGTAGAGGTAGCTGACAGTTTCTTTTCCAGATTTATGGGATTAATGTTGAGAAAGAAAGTAGGCAAGGGAATGCTCCTTAAACTTCCACAAAGCCGGAGCAGACATGGTTCTGCCATCCACATGTTTTTCATGCGTTTTCCACTGGACATAGTGTTCGCAGATTCTGATAGGAAAGTAGTTGATATGGTCACTGTAGATCCTTGGAAAACCTACACACCCCGAGCTCCAGCAAAATACGTCATAGAACTCGAAAAGGGATCCATAAAAAAATTTGATTTGGAACTAGGAGACGATCTGGACTTCACACTCGAATGTGTATAA
- a CDS encoding DUF5750 family protein, translated as MLVEVYDFGNDAGDYYVVYRVKELSEEEQKKLKSKVEGTVEIKEGQLFITTHFEKKYFPFGSEAAKFRSDDFVAREEIEMTVYLTSLLED; from the coding sequence ATGCTGGTCGAAGTATATGATTTTGGAAACGATGCAGGGGATTACTACGTTGTATACAGGGTCAAGGAATTGAGTGAAGAAGAACAGAAAAAACTCAAATCTAAGGTTGAGGGGACCGTTGAAATAAAAGAGGGTCAACTATTCATAACAACTCATTTTGAAAAGAAATATTTTCCCTTCGGAAGTGAAGCAGCCAAATTTAGAAGTGATGACTTTGTTGCAAGGGAAGAAATAGAGATGACAGTTTACCTTACGAGTTTGTTAGAGGATTGA
- a CDS encoding metallophosphoesterase: MKETNPHIRALYLRQKMQTAMSGVRDKLGIHEFDARDFEIVPVTVHVNGLDPEFNNYKIAHISDIHLGQWISAKRIEGVVNLVNKQKPDIVAITGDSVSYVVNEPILDMLRYLKNLKPKDATLAVLGNHDHWIGADEIRKVMKETGIIELENDVYTIKRGDAQLNIAGIDSVTLDKHDLNAVLNKLPESGPAILLAHEPDFADVSAATGRFSLQLSGHSHGGQMIIPGVGTPFRGSEFKKYPLGKYDVGDMVQYTNRGLGTNVFWIRINCPPEITVLNLQSSNSEIKDEPNKKI, encoded by the coding sequence ATGAAAGAAACAAATCCCCATATTAGGGCACTTTATTTAAGACAAAAGATGCAAACTGCCATGTCAGGTGTTAGAGATAAGCTTGGAATCCATGAATTTGATGCAAGGGATTTTGAAATTGTACCAGTAACTGTGCATGTTAACGGTCTTGATCCTGAATTCAACAACTACAAAATTGCACACATTAGCGACATACATCTAGGTCAGTGGATATCAGCCAAACGGATTGAGGGTGTTGTGAATCTGGTAAACAAACAAAAGCCAGATATTGTGGCAATAACTGGAGATTCTGTGTCCTACGTAGTCAACGAACCAATACTTGATATGTTAAGATACCTTAAAAATCTTAAACCCAAGGATGCAACGTTGGCAGTGCTTGGAAATCATGACCATTGGATTGGTGCCGATGAAATAAGGAAGGTAATGAAAGAAACAGGTATAATTGAACTTGAAAATGATGTTTATACCATTAAACGAGGAGATGCTCAGCTTAACATTGCTGGCATTGATAGTGTCACCCTTGATAAACACGATTTAAATGCAGTTTTAAACAAGTTACCCGAATCTGGACCAGCCATACTACTGGCCCACGAACCTGATTTTGCTGATGTCAGTGCTGCGACAGGTAGGTTCAGTCTGCAACTATCTGGACATTCTCATGGTGGTCAGATGATCATCCCGGGAGTGGGAACACCATTTAGAGGGTCTGAATTTAAAAAATATCCCTTAGGAAAGTACGACGTTGGTGACATGGTGCAGTACACCAACAGGGGATTGGGTACCAACGTATTTTGGATACGTATTAACTGTCCGCCTGAGATAACAGTACTGAACCTTCAAAGTTCAAACTCAGAAATAAAAGATGAGCCAAACAAGAAAATTTAA
- a CDS encoding HEAT repeat domain-containing protein, producing the protein MTEGKRIDFLVEELQNDDWVVREDAAELLAEIGDPRAVDPLIKTLKDDDWHVREAAALSLAVFAEPKSLDPLTELMKDEKASVRYAAAIGLSSIADPRSCEVLKKALEDESPVVQRVAKVGIEAIKRK; encoded by the coding sequence ATGACAGAAGGAAAAAGAATAGATTTTTTGGTGGAAGAACTTCAAAATGATGATTGGGTTGTGCGGGAAGATGCTGCGGAACTTCTTGCAGAAATAGGAGATCCAAGAGCAGTTGATCCTCTGATCAAGACGTTGAAAGATGATGATTGGCATGTAAGGGAAGCTGCTGCCCTTTCTTTAGCTGTGTTTGCCGAGCCGAAATCCTTAGATCCCCTCACGGAACTCATGAAAGATGAGAAGGCCAGTGTTCGCTACGCTGCAGCTATAGGTCTTTCTTCCATTGCAGATCCCAGGTCCTGCGAAGTACTTAAAAAAGCTTTAGAAGATGAAAGTCCAGTTGTTCAAAGAGTTGCAAAGGTGGGTATCGAAGCCATAAAAAGAAAATAA
- a CDS encoding dihydromethanopterin reductase (acceptor) — protein MRIAWGFTGAGHLLKESVDALVKLSKDHEVTVMTSGAGEEVLKMYGLFETVKNLTGGKYRELVLESDQRESYPMTGRFSLATYELLVVSPATSNTIAKIVNGIADSLITNAVAQAGKGKVKTYIVPVDLESGDVETILPSKLELETCKNCEPCQAAAACPQDAITPGVEINLLKCEGCGTCQTACPFNAVTGGKIITIHMREIDVENTSKLNNIEGINILSHPKELNNVL, from the coding sequence ATGAGGATAGCTTGGGGATTTACTGGTGCAGGTCATCTACTTAAAGAAAGTGTTGATGCTCTGGTTAAACTTTCAAAGGATCATGAAGTTACTGTCATGACTTCTGGTGCAGGCGAAGAAGTTCTTAAAATGTACGGACTTTTTGAAACTGTAAAAAATTTAACAGGAGGAAAGTACAGGGAACTAGTATTGGAATCTGATCAGAGGGAAAGTTACCCTATGACCGGGAGATTTTCCCTCGCAACCTATGAATTGCTTGTTGTTTCTCCTGCAACTTCCAACACCATTGCTAAAATTGTGAATGGCATTGCAGATAGTTTAATTACAAATGCAGTAGCTCAGGCAGGTAAAGGTAAAGTTAAAACCTATATTGTACCTGTTGATCTTGAATCCGGTGATGTTGAAACTATTTTACCTTCAAAGCTCGAACTTGAAACGTGCAAAAATTGTGAGCCTTGTCAAGCTGCAGCAGCATGCCCACAAGATGCCATAACCCCCGGTGTCGAGATTAATTTGCTTAAATGCGAAGGCTGTGGTACTTGTCAAACAGCCTGTCCATTCAACGCAGTGACAGGCGGTAAAATTATCACCATCCATATGCGGGAAATCGACGTCGAGAATACTTCCAAATTGAATAATATTGAAGGAATTAATATTTTAAGCCATCCTAAAGAGTTAAATAACGTTTTATAA
- the glyA gene encoding serine hydroxymethyltransferase: protein MNNEEYALKIKEITKEHHNWMENSINLIASENITSTSVREALASDLSHRYAEGLSGCRLYEGCKYVDEIEDITVDLSKKIFKAEHANVQPISGVTANMASFFALAKHGDPMMALEVPVGGHISHASVSAAGIRGLKVSPHPFDEAKMNIDADAMKKDILEKKPKIVLLGGSLFLFPHPVEEAREAADEVGAKVMYDGAHVLGLIAGGCFQDPLKEGADLLVGSTHKTFPGPQGGIILCKEDIAHKIDDAVFPGVVSNHHLHHLAALGIATAEMLEFGSAYSKQIIKNAKALAQELYELGFNVLCEDQGFTESHQLAMDVSNIGRAAKLAKDLEANNVILNKNLFPWDDVNRSDDPSGIRIGTQEITRRGLKEAEMAEIAQFIKKVTVDGKNVEEEVTEFIKQYNTVKYAFKEDEAYNYVDF from the coding sequence ATGAATAATGAAGAATATGCTCTTAAAATTAAAGAAATTACTAAAGAGCACCATAACTGGATGGAAAATAGTATCAATCTCATAGCAAGTGAAAACATTACAAGTACAAGTGTTAGAGAAGCACTTGCCTCTGATCTATCACACAGATACGCTGAAGGCCTATCCGGATGTAGACTCTACGAAGGTTGTAAATACGTTGATGAAATAGAAGATATCACCGTAGATCTTTCAAAAAAGATTTTTAAAGCAGAACATGCAAATGTTCAGCCAATATCTGGTGTGACTGCCAACATGGCATCGTTCTTTGCACTTGCAAAACACGGCGACCCTATGATGGCACTAGAAGTACCTGTAGGAGGACATATCAGTCATGCGTCCGTAAGTGCTGCAGGAATTAGGGGTCTTAAAGTATCTCCACATCCCTTTGATGAAGCTAAGATGAATATAGATGCCGATGCAATGAAAAAGGACATTCTAGAAAAAAAACCTAAAATAGTTCTTCTGGGAGGAAGTCTTTTCCTGTTCCCACATCCTGTTGAAGAAGCCAGAGAAGCTGCCGACGAAGTCGGTGCTAAAGTAATGTACGATGGAGCCCATGTACTGGGTTTAATTGCTGGAGGATGCTTCCAGGATCCACTCAAAGAGGGAGCTGACCTCCTTGTTGGAAGTACACATAAAACATTCCCAGGGCCACAAGGTGGAATAATTCTCTGTAAAGAAGATATTGCACACAAAATTGATGATGCTGTGTTTCCAGGAGTCGTGAGTAACCATCACCTCCATCACCTAGCAGCACTCGGTATTGCAACTGCAGAAATGCTAGAATTTGGTAGTGCCTACTCCAAACAGATCATTAAAAATGCTAAAGCCCTTGCTCAAGAACTATACGAACTTGGATTCAACGTACTATGCGAAGATCAAGGATTCACTGAATCCCATCAACTTGCAATGGATGTTTCAAACATTGGAAGAGCAGCAAAATTGGCTAAGGACCTCGAAGCAAACAACGTCATATTAAACAAGAACCTTTTCCCATGGGATGATGTCAATCGTTCTGATGATCCATCAGGTATACGTATTGGTACACAAGAAATAACCAGACGCGGGTTAAAAGAAGCTGAAATGGCAGAAATAGCTCAGTTCATCAAAAAGGTTACTGTTGACGGTAAAAACGTTGAAGAAGAAGTTACTGAATTTATAAAACAGTACAACACTGTAAAATATGCATTTAAAGAAGATGAAGCCTACAACTATGTAGACTTCTGA